A segment of the Deltaproteobacteria bacterium genome:
TGTCAAGTGTCTGGAGAGGTCTTTGGATTCCTGTCTCACTTATCTGGATTTTCCCGAAGAGGAATGGATATGTTTGCGCACAACCAATGTCATTGAACGGCTGAACAAGGAGTTTAAGCGAAGAACCAAGCCTATGGAGATCCTGGCTGGTGAAAGATCCTGCTACACCTTGCTGGCTTTCATCTGCCTGAAGATGGAAGTTCATTGGCGGTCAAAGCCCATAGAAAAAGTTGCCAAGAACCTGCCACTCCTCAGAAAAATGGCAGGAAAAAAATTTCACACAAAATTGTTGACAGTACCAGTAGTTGCGATTGGCGTAGAGCGAACTCCTAGCCGGATCCATGGAAGGGTTGCTGGTTGCCTGCATGAGCACAGACATGAAACCCTTTGCATCAACAGGCGGCGGACCGGACCAGGGGAAGGCAGTAACCCCTTCCCAGATGGCACGCATTGGTATGGAAACGATGTTGTCAAGTTCGACAAATTTCCCTTCCACTTCTTTACGAAAGCCGTCGTCCAGGTTAATGACCCACCACTGCATGGGCACATCGCAAAGCAGCTGCTTGCTGGACCGCTCAGAGAAGTGATGTGTGCGACCGAAATTGAATATTTCCTGTACCGATTTCTCGTGAGCGAATCTGGTAATATCATGAAAAGTGCGACAGTTGCTCGGTTTGAACGTCGGTGCATCAGGATCGAGTAGATTGAAGGATACAATGTGCGGCACCACTTGCTCGAGAACACGGTAGACAGGACTCCCCCGCATGAAGTCCTTCCTGTTATTTCTTTTCCGCAGCAGTGACTCTATGCGACCAGAATAGATTTTTCGACCGTCAGCATCCACTGTAACCAGCTCACCGTTTGTCAAAGCCGATGTTGCTCCGGCCACCGCGAACAAAGCGGGGACTTCGAACTCTCTGGCCACGTTGGCAAGGTGGCTGGTGACACTTCCGTGCTCGGTCACCACTGCGGCTGCCCTGTAAAGAAGTGCAGCCCAGGACGGCAAGGCCTGAGAACTCACCAATACCGCTCCCTCAGGAAATCTCAGGCTATCCACAGTCTTCTTCACCAGGAAAACCCTGCCTGAAGCCACGCCGGCACTTGCAGTAACCCCCCCCTGCAGGAGCAGATCTTTGCCATTCGCCAATAGGTGTCGGGCCGGTGGCTGAGAGTCTCTGAAATTGCCCCTTGGCATTCCCAGTAAGAGCGTGGGCGTGGCCAGTCTTGCCAAAATGGAGTTTTTCCAATAAGCTGTTAAAGACAACAAAATCAATGGTAGATCAAAGAATCGAGTTTTTCCGCCTATTGTTTTCTCGCCGTTACAAGAAAATGGGGCTGCCTGACACCGAGAAACACATCGCTGACAAAATGATCCTTTGTAGCGGCCTTCTTGAACCAATCGGCCTCGGCATAATTCACTTTCCCGAGTCTGAAAGCACTTGCATAGGCAATCTGCACCCCCTGTTTATCCACATAACCGAGATCCACGAACACCCCACCATGAACTCTCTGGAGAATGGCCAGCTTCTCCCGAAGAAAGAGCTCATCACTCTGTTGCTCAGTGGTGAAAGTGTCAGTTATCATGATAAGGTGCGCAAGTCCTTCTGTGAGAAACGCGTCTATGCTTTGCATGTGCTTTCGTACCACTTCTTCAAGATGGGCCATAATCTTTTCATGATAAGAAACATCGAACTGGTAGAGAACTGCACCACCTATCAGAATTAGAGGGGCAAATGATACTGCAATGAACAGCAAGATGATTTCCTGTGTCAAGGAACGATAGTATTGGCGATCGTCTCTGTTACCATTGATCAGTCTAAACAGCCTCCCAGGAAAACTGACCCACAAATACACTTTTATTCTAGGCAGGAGACAGTGCTGCCGTCCATGGAGAGAAACCCGCAATTCCGGGGAGGAATTCCCCCCTACCTCAGATTTTACCTGCGCTACAAGATCAGATTGTTTGTGACAGAAATGGGGGAAACACTCGGAATGCGGCCCCGAACCCCCTCCCTCACTTTGGACAGGGAAGGGGGTGGGGAAATAATTGGGTGGTAGTGTGTGGTTCACTACGATAAAGCTGTCTTATGGTTCCGGTAGCCAGCAAGCCTACATGGCGCCTTGCTCCATTACAGCCTTAGCGGTCTCCAAAAGCCCTTCAGGGAAGCCGACGAAATTGTAAATGAGGAGGAATCCCACGACCCAGACCACCACCATGGAAAGAATCCATAGGACAAATCCATACTTGACAAAGTCAATGGGATGAATGGCTCTCTCGCCTGTATCGGGGTAAATCCCTAATCCGTAGACAATGGCGTTATTGGGCGTACCCACAATGAGAAAATGGGCAAACGAAGTAGCAAAGGCAACAGCCAACCCAGTAGCCCAGGGTTCGGCAGGCACACCGGTCATGATACCCATGGGAATGACAATCGGGCCGAGAAGAGCGGTAGTACCCGCATCTGACATAAAGTTGGTGATCAGACCGGAAAGGCCGGACAGACCAACCCAGAGGCCGAAACCCTTGCTCATGCCCACGCTGCCAAGAATCTTCAGGAATGTCTGCGCCAGCCAGAGCGCGGCACCGCTCTCTTTGAGCAGGGCGCCGAGAGTGAGGGCGCCGCAGTACATAAACCAGGCATCCCAGGAGATACCGTACAGGATCTTCCTCCAACGTGTAGTCCTGAATATCACCGGAATCAAGAGGGCCAGCAGTGAAGGGCCTCCCAATCCTAGTTCCTCACCGCCAACTATCCAGAGGAATAGGATGACAAGCAGCATGCCAAAGGTAACGTATTCTGCATACGTCATCTTGCCCATTTTCTGAGTTTCCTCCTTAATTGCAGTGAGCCCAGGCGTGAGGTCTTTGGTCTTCACTTTCTTCCCGAATAAAACCATCATGTACACTGCTACTAAAACACCTAGAACCGGGACCATGGGAAGTCCGTACTTCATCCATGTGAAGAAGTCCATAGGAACGTTGTATTCACTCCAAAAGCCCATCATGATGACATTCCGGCCACCGGCTGCAGGCGAACCCACACCGCCTACATTGAGAGCATAGCACAAGGAAAAGAGAAGGAACTTGGCCAGAGCCGGGTCATGCTCTATCCTGCCACCCCTACTGTTGGCCTCCACCGCACCGAAGTAGACAGCCATCATCACCGGCGTCATGAAGGCACACATGGCGTGAGCGGAAATAAACGATCCTACAATAGACATACTCACACAGAGCGTAAACACAGGTACCCAGAATCCCTTGGTCCAGCCCAGGAGCCAGGTGGCAAGTCTCTTGTGTAAACCCACATCAACCACCGCAACACCCATGGCCAGTACACCGAGAAGGAACATGGGGGCATCTCCTGCAAAGGTCTTGCCGATCATCTTGCGCGGCAGGAGGTGGAAGAAGTAGGCAAGAGTCGGCATTAAAATGCCAGTCAAGCCGATGGGTATGGCCTCGGTGGCAAAAAAGATCACTGCCATGGGGATAATGCCAAGGACGATCATGGTCTTGTTGGCTGCATCCAGTGCGCTGAGGGCAATCTCCCACTCCATCATTCTCTTGGCGAAACCGTACTTTTCAACTATTTCTATCAAGCTCTGAGGGGTAGGCACAATGAATCCCACAAGAATAAAGATACCTAGACCAATGCCCAGCCACAGGGCCTTGTGGGCTAGAATGCCGCCGCCACCTGCTTCATGTTCCACATCATGGCTCATATCCTCACCCCCTCCTCCTCAATTCTGTTTGTATTCCAGAAAACCTTCTATAACTGTGCCACTGAAACTCACATGTTTTGATCATTTGACACATCCTAGTGAAGACGTCGGAAAGCGTTACCACTTCAACAATGTCCCAGCCGCATGAGCACTTCTGCAAGTGATCTTTTTCACGAAGTTTTACAAAAAGAATTCAACCCTTATACAGAATTTGAAAACTCTTGAAATCATCCTCAGACTGAACCTCTCTTTCCTCATAGTGGAGATCTGCCAATGGTTGCAGTGCATGAGAATGAGAGAATCCCAAACTGTTATTTGTCTTTAAGCACTGACAGGGGTGATGTCTCAAGTTCCCGTACTTTAGCTTCCCGGATGCGTTCTTCGTGCTCGGCCTTCCTCTCGCGGGCAGCGTTGATCTTGCTCAATAAGTCCTCAGTCTTACAAGGCTTCATGAGATAATCATAGGCCCCTAGCTTCATGCCCTCTATAGCAGTCTCCACGGTGGCATGGCCGGTCAACATTATTACTTCAGTGAGAGGTTTTATGTTCTTGATCTCCCGAAGCGCCTCAATGCCATCAAGACCAGGCATCAGGACATCCAATACAACCACATCAAAATTGTATCCCTTGATCTCTTTAATGGCGTCTTCACCGGAAAACGAAGTGGTCACATCATAGCCCCGCATCTGCAAACGTTCCGCGAGCGTCCGCACAAATTCCTCTTCATCGTCTACCAACAAAACTCGAATTTTCATGTACGGCCCTCCCTGCTGCGTTATTCTTTTTCATCCTCTTCCATAACCTCCTTGGCGGTTTCAAACTCGCCGGCCTCCGCAAAAGTGGCTGCAACCATCGCGTCTTCCATTTTCCTCTGGTAGGCTTCCTTCATCTTCCTGACCAGCACATCAAGATTAACCGGCTTTTCCAGGTAGTCAAAAGCCCCAAGCCTCCGCGCTTCCTCCTCGTCTTTTTCTGTGCCGTGGCCGGTGAGGATGATCACTTGAATATTAGGATAAGCTTTCTTGACACGGCGCAAGACCTCCATACCGTCAATTCCAGGCATCTTGAGATCCAGTATCATCACATCCGGTTCCTGTTCATCCACAAAGGTAAGGGCCTGCTCCCCATCGTAGACCGCATCCGAGCGAAGATCTCGCATCTGCAACCTCTCCGCCAGGGCCTTGACAAAATCCGTCTCGTCATCAACTAGCAATACTTTAATATTCTTCATCGTTGCCCTCCTTGTTAGGAGTTGCTTTTCTCAGTTCCGCCTGCGCCATTATGTGCCTGGCCGAATCGAAATCTGCAGCCTCCGCAAATGCAGCCGATACCGTCAAATCCTCAAGTCTTTTGGAAATTGCCTTCCATCTTTTTCCTTTTTTTGCGTTTTTCTTCGCACCTGCTTCCTTGAGTTTAGCAAGGAGTTCTTCGATATCAAAAGGAATCAGCAGATCAGCAAACACTCCACGTTTCATCCCCTCAATTGACAGGCGAATATGATCACGGCCTGTAAGAGTAATGAATTCTGCCCAGGTTCTTGTCTCTTTCTTCGACTCTAGTATTTGAATGCCTTCTGCACCAAGGTCGCACATATTTATAACTGCCACATCAATATCGTCATTTTGGAGAACGACAAGAGCCTCAGGGGCACTGTGAGCCAAGCGAACGAAAAAACCGCTTGAGCTCATCCGTTCAGACAGGGTTCCCATAAAAACTGAGTCCTTACCGACTAGTAATACATTCTCGTTCACACCGCTGAACTTCCAAAAGATGTGGTCATACCTAGGACTTTTTGACCTAAAAGGTGTAAACCTGAACTGGTACCGTGCCGAGCCAGATTTTTACACTTGGAACCAGATCTAGACTCTCGCTCCCAGAATAGTGCCAAACCAGATCTTCACGCCCGGTATTCCCAGGTAAACGGGGCGCTGCGAAGGCTTGTTCACCTCGAGAAATTCTCTGGCCATCTTAGGAAAGTCAGCCTCGAGAAAGGTTGCCGCAGTCAAAACATCTTCTGTTCTTCTTCTCCAGGTTTTCATCCTATTTTCTCCGGCACTGCGATTTCTCTGTTTTCGCCTTAAACTAAGGCAAAGAACATGCCAAAAATAAATAAGCTTTAATTTCAACTAGATAACGCGATAGGGCCATCTTCGACCTTAGGAGATGTCTTAATATGAAACATAACGATACGTATTGTGGCGTTTCATAATAAGACAGAAATTGAAACGAAAGAAGAATCTGCCTAAAACACAGTGCCCATGCCAGCTCCGAGCACTGCATTAGGGCAGATGCGAGGAAGTTATTTGATAGGATTTTTCAATGGAAAATAGAGTATGACTCTGGTGCCCGTTTCTTCCTGGTCCTCAACCTCAATTAATCCACCGAGCTCTGCCAAAGTCAATACCAGTAGCGTGAGTTCAGAGTCGTCACCTACTTGGTGAACTTCGTTGGTGGAAGCGAGGGCTGTGGATATTTGTTCTCTGAGCTGCCTGCCTTCTGGACTTCCCTGATCAGTGACACTGACCCGGGCCTGCTGTTCACAGCGGGCACAAGCTACCAGGACTTTCGCCCGATGAGGCGAAGACCGTTGCAGCGCCCCTTCGATAAATCCAAAAATTACGTATTGAATTCGAAAGGGATCGCTCATCACTCCCAGTGGCTCGTCAGTCACTTGTGTATCTAGATGCACCCCCAAGAGCCTGGCTGATCGTTGTGCTAGCATGGTTACCTCTAGCACTAGCTTATTCAGGTCCAGCAATGCCACAGGTTTGTCCATACTGTGGGCGAATTGGTTGAGCCGCTTGACGATGGCCCCACTGCGTTGCACTTGCTCCTCAATCGAGGCGATAATTCTTTTCAAACGAGCTTGGTTGGGCAAGTCCGTAGCTCCCTTCATGTCCAGCAGATCGCCCATCAGGCCAACAGATTCGTTAATAATGGCCAGAGTATTCTTGATCTCATGGGAAAGGCCAGCAGTAATTTTCCCCATGAAGGCAAGTTCTTTTATTCGTCTAAGTTTTTCGAGACTGTCCTGCATCGCATCAAGCCATCCTTTGCGCTTTCACGGCTTCTTCCATTTTCTCCAGCAACTCTTCAATATCCAATGGCTTCATCAGGTAGTCAAAGGCTCCCAACCGCATACCTTCAATGCCCTCCCTGGTGGCCCCATGACCGGTGAGTAAGATTACTTCTGTCTGAGGGGAAAGCATTTTTACTCTCTTCAAAACTTCCAACCCACCTAGTCCCGGCATCAGCAGATCCAAGATGACCACGTCATATGTTTGTTCGCTCATCTTTGCCAAAGCCTCTTCACCATCCAATGCCGTATCAGCAGTTATGCCGCGTAATCCGAGTCTTTCTGACAGTGTGGAGACAAATTCTTCCTCGTCGTCCACTAGGAGGACTCTGTAGTCTCTCATATTCAGCTCCTACTCAGAATACATTGCCTCGGGAGTTTCACCGTAAAGGTTGTCCCTTCCCCTTCCACACTTTGCACTCTGATGTCACCCCCGCACTTGGTTACTATACCATGGGTGATTGACAAGCCTAGGCCGGTTCCTTGCGACTTACCACGAGTATAGAATGGATCAAAAATGTGTTTCAGGTCTTCAGGAGGTATGCCGCATCCGTCATCTTTGATTTCCACTTCTACTGTGTCACCGTCTTTCCCTTCCCTGGTCGATATTGAGATATTGCCGCCATTCTCTACCGCCTCAAAGGCGTTGTTGATTATGTTGAGAAATACCTGCTGCAACTGTCCCCTGTCATGTAGAATAGGATCTAGGTTAGGCTCAAAGTCAAGCCTTAGATTGATATTCCTGTGAAAGGCCTCTTTCTCCAAGAAGCCAAGCACTTCTTCTATCAGTTCATTGAGATAAATTTTTTCCACCTTCACATCCATGTGCCTTGCAAAACCAAGCAGACGACGCGTAATGTCGCGGCAACGGTCGACTGATTTCAAGATGGAATCTACCTGTGCTAGCAGGGTTTCCCGATCTTGATATTTTTTGGAAAACAGCACGAGATCCTTCATCAGCCCTGCCTTCTCATTGATAATGGCCAATGGATTGTTGATCTCATGAGCCACCCCTGCCGCCATTCTTCCGAGAGATGCAAGCTTGGCTGACTGTTCCATTTGTACATAATAGGACTCCCGCGCCTGGTCAGCTTCCCGGATGCGATCCACGACCATTCTAGAAGTCCTCAGTGTAACAAGAACAATAACCACTACACTGAATGCGAGAAGCAAGATGAATTCAGACTTGAGCGTAAACCAACCCGCCATTACTTCACTCGGCTCCTTCAATACCACCAAGATGAAGCTTGTCCCTCGCAGGTAAGCATAGCCGAGCAGATGTTCTCCATGCTCGTCTCTGGTTTTGCCTATTACTGCGTCCAGACTAAAAGGGGGAATGGGCATTGCAACCTTTTCCAACACATTACCATGATATCTCGAGGGCGTTTGTAAGATCCCCTCTCGGTTTATTATGAACAGGTCGCTTCCGGGCCTCAGGGCGATACCCGAGATCAGCTGATTGAACTTCTCCGAATCGATGGTTGCTCGCAGCACATAAAAATTACCCGTGGGGGTTTCTTTGATTATGGCAATAACGAAATGCGGGAACTCCCTGTAGCCCAGAAACACATCACTTATATATACACCGCGAACTCGTACCGCGTGGAACCAGGCCTGATCTCTATAGACTTTGCCGGCCAGTTCATACGGACCTACGTAAGACCTCTGCACTCCGGAAGAATCTATCAAACCCAGATCAACGAACTCTTCAAATTCGCTTCTTAATGCGTGAAAGATACGGCTCAACGCTTCCTGCCGGCTCAGTTCTTCAAAGGAATGTTCCCGGATAATCAAGCTCAACACTGACTGACGTTCGCTCAGAAAGAGTTCCAGGGTGTGTTTGGAGGTGTTGATCAATCGGGTGATTGGTCTGACAATCTCATTTTTGAGCGTTTTCATATACTGATAATAATTGATGGCGCTCATGACTCCGAGCGGAATCAGGGCTACGGCGCTTATTATAATTACGAGGTTTTTGCGCAGCAGGTTGTATCGCTCCGGTCCCTCGCCATAATTGGGAAAATCCTTGAAGCTTTTCGGCAAGAGCAGTCGGAAATTTTCTCTAAAGCTTCTCATGTGTGCTCCAGAAAAGTGCTCTTCATCAAGTTCGCTCCAGGCGCCAGCTTCCCTGCGAGGAAGAGTTCCAAAGCCTTAACATATGGTCCAATGACACACTCCATTACTTTAATCTTTTTCCACACCAGGTATTGATAATACTCTTCCTCGATCGCACCGCAGATCACCGTGGTGATCCCCTCTTTAAGTATTAAATGGCACAAATCTTCTGCTGAAATTGTGGGCAGCACCACGGTCCTGGATTCAACTACCCCACCATGCGAGTCCACATGGACTGTCAGTATCTCACTTGTCAAATCGAAACGCGAAGCAATTTCATCACCCCATATAGTAATAAGTATTTTTTCTGTCATGTAGCTATCCTAAGGCAATTACTGTGCCACACTAAATAAGTTGTAATATCCACAGGTTATAAATTAATGGACAATCAGGTATTGCAAAATG
Coding sequences within it:
- a CDS encoding anion permease, which produces MSHDVEHEAGGGGILAHKALWLGIGLGIFILVGFIVPTPQSLIEIVEKYGFAKRMMEWEIALSALDAANKTMIVLGIIPMAVIFFATEAIPIGLTGILMPTLAYFFHLLPRKMIGKTFAGDAPMFLLGVLAMGVAVVDVGLHKRLATWLLGWTKGFWVPVFTLCVSMSIVGSFISAHAMCAFMTPVMMAVYFGAVEANSRGGRIEHDPALAKFLLFSLCYALNVGGVGSPAAGGRNVIMMGFWSEYNVPMDFFTWMKYGLPMVPVLGVLVAVYMMVLFGKKVKTKDLTPGLTAIKEETQKMGKMTYAEYVTFGMLLVILFLWIVGGEELGLGGPSLLALLIPVIFRTTRWRKILYGISWDAWFMYCGALTLGALLKESGAALWLAQTFLKILGSVGMSKGFGLWVGLSGLSGLITNFMSDAGTTALLGPIVIPMGIMTGVPAEPWATGLAVAFATSFAHFLIVGTPNNAIVYGLGIYPDTGERAIHPIDFVKYGFVLWILSMVVVWVVGFLLIYNFVGFPEGLLETAKAVMEQGAM
- a CDS encoding response regulator, producing the protein MKIRVLLVDDEEEFVRTLAERLQMRGYDVTTSFSGEDAIKEIKGYNFDVVVLDVLMPGLDGIEALREIKNIKPLTEVIMLTGHATVETAIEGMKLGAYDYLMKPCKTEDLLSKINAARERKAEHEERIREAKVRELETSPLSVLKDK
- a CDS encoding response regulator; this translates as MRDYRVLLVDDEEEFVSTLSERLGLRGITADTALDGEEALAKMSEQTYDVVILDLLMPGLGGLEVLKRVKMLSPQTEVILLTGHGATREGIEGMRLGAFDYLMKPLDIEELLEKMEEAVKAQRMA
- a CDS encoding dinitrogenase iron-molybdenum cofactor biosynthesis protein, with protein sequence MTEKILITIWGDEIASRFDLTSEILTVHVDSHGGVVESRTVVLPTISAEDLCHLILKEGITTVICGAIEEEYYQYLVWKKIKVMECVIGPYVKALELFLAGKLAPGANLMKSTFLEHT
- a CDS encoding HAMP domain-containing histidine kinase, translated to MQDSLEKLRRIKELAFMGKITAGLSHEIKNTLAIINESVGLMGDLLDMKGATDLPNQARLKRIIASIEEQVQRSGAIVKRLNQFAHSMDKPVALLDLNKLVLEVTMLAQRSARLLGVHLDTQVTDEPLGVMSDPFRIQYVIFGFIEGALQRSSPHRAKVLVACARCEQQARVSVTDQGSPEGRQLREQISTALASTNEVHQVGDDSELTLLVLTLAELGGLIEVEDQEETGTRVILYFPLKNPIK
- a CDS encoding two-component sensor histidine kinase, giving the protein MRSFRENFRLLLPKSFKDFPNYGEGPERYNLLRKNLVIIISAVALIPLGVMSAINYYQYMKTLKNEIVRPITRLINTSKHTLELFLSERQSVLSLIIREHSFEELSRQEALSRIFHALRSEFEEFVDLGLIDSSGVQRSYVGPYELAGKVYRDQAWFHAVRVRGVYISDVFLGYREFPHFVIAIIKETPTGNFYVLRATIDSEKFNQLISGIALRPGSDLFIINREGILQTPSRYHGNVLEKVAMPIPPFSLDAVIGKTRDEHGEHLLGYAYLRGTSFILVVLKEPSEVMAGWFTLKSEFILLLAFSVVVIVLVTLRTSRMVVDRIREADQARESYYVQMEQSAKLASLGRMAAGVAHEINNPLAIINEKAGLMKDLVLFSKKYQDRETLLAQVDSILKSVDRCRDITRRLLGFARHMDVKVEKIYLNELIEEVLGFLEKEAFHRNINLRLDFEPNLDPILHDRGQLQQVFLNIINNAFEAVENGGNISISTREGKDGDTVEVEIKDDGCGIPPEDLKHIFDPFYTRGKSQGTGLGLSITHGIVTKCGGDIRVQSVEGEGTTFTVKLPRQCILSRS
- a CDS encoding response regulator, encoding MKNIKVLLVDDETDFVKALAERLQMRDLRSDAVYDGEQALTFVDEQEPDVMILDLKMPGIDGMEVLRRVKKAYPNIQVIILTGHGTEKDEEEARRLGAFDYLEKPVNLDVLVRKMKEAYQRKMEDAMVAATFAEAGEFETAKEVMEEDEKE